From one Bacteroides eggerthii genomic stretch:
- a CDS encoding AAA family ATPase, whose protein sequence is MAETIDIRELNERIERQSAFVTNLTTGMDQVIVGQKHLVESLLIGLLSDGHVLLEGVPGLAKTLAIKTLASLIDAQYSRIQFTPDLLPADVIGTMVYSQKDETFQVKRGPVFANFVLADEINRAPAKVQSALLEAMQERQVTIGKETFKLPEPFLVLATQNPIEQEGTYPLPEAQVDRFMLKVVIDYPKLEEEKLIIRQNINGDKLNVKPILKADEIIEARKVVRQVYLDEKIEKYIVDIVFATRYPEKYDLKELKDMIGFGGSPRASINLALAARSYAFIKRRGYVIPEDVRAVAHDVLRHRIGLTYEAEASNMTSDEIVSKILNKVEVP, encoded by the coding sequence ATGGCTGAAACAATTGATATCCGCGAGCTGAATGAGCGGATTGAAAGACAAAGTGCTTTCGTTACCAATCTTACTACGGGCATGGACCAGGTTATTGTAGGGCAAAAGCATCTGGTAGAGTCGTTGTTAATTGGTCTGTTGTCCGACGGACATGTGCTGCTGGAAGGTGTGCCGGGTTTGGCAAAAACATTAGCTATCAAAACGTTGGCTTCATTGATCGACGCGCAGTACAGCCGTATTCAGTTTACGCCGGACTTGTTGCCGGCCGACGTTATCGGTACAATGGTTTACAGTCAGAAAGATGAGACTTTCCAAGTGAAGCGAGGTCCGGTATTTGCTAATTTCGTATTGGCGGATGAAATAAATCGTGCTCCGGCCAAAGTCCAGAGTGCCCTGTTGGAAGCTATGCAGGAACGTCAGGTTACAATAGGCAAGGAGACCTTCAAGTTGCCCGAACCATTCTTGGTGCTTGCTACCCAGAACCCTATTGAGCAGGAAGGTACATATCCGCTGCCCGAAGCACAGGTGGACCGTTTTATGCTGAAAGTTGTCATCGACTATCCGAAACTGGAAGAGGAGAAATTGATTATACGTCAGAATATAAACGGAGATAAGCTGAATGTGAAGCCTATTTTGAAAGCTGATGAGATCATCGAAGCTCGTAAAGTTGTGCGTCAGGTATATCTGGATGAGAAAATTGAGAAATACATTGTCGATATTGTATTTGCAACCCGCTATCCGGAGAAATACGATCTGAAGGAACTGAAGGATATGATTGGATTTGGTGGCTCACCTCGTGCTTCCATCAATTTGGCGTTGGCAGCTCGTAGCTATGCTTTCATCAAGCGTCGTGGCTACGTTATTCCTGAAGACGTACGTGCTGTGGCACATGATGTATTGCGTCATCGTATCGGCTTGACTTATGAGGCAGAAGCAAGCAATATGACTTCTGACGAAATTGTCAGCAAGATTTTGAATAAAGTTGAAGTGCCCTAA
- a CDS encoding DUF58 domain-containing protein, which yields METTDLLKKVRQIEIKTRGLSNNIFAGQYHSAFKGRGMAFSEVREYQFGDDIRDIDWNVTARFHKPFVKVFEEERELTVMLLVDVSGSLEFGTVKQMKKDMVTEIAATLAFSAIQNNDKIGVIFFSDRIEKFIPPKKGRKHILYIIRELLDFHPESRRTNIRLGLEYLTNVMKRRCTAFVLSDFIDRENFKNAMTIANRKHDVVAIQVYDRRVEELPAVGLMKIKDAETGHEQWIDTSSRAVRRAHHDWWVNKQAELNETFTKSNVDNVSVRTDQDYVKALMNLFAKRN from the coding sequence ATGGAAACCACTGATTTGTTAAAAAAAGTCCGTCAAATTGAGATAAAAACGCGCGGATTATCCAATAATATCTTTGCAGGCCAATATCATTCGGCTTTTAAAGGCAGGGGTATGGCTTTTTCCGAAGTGCGTGAATATCAGTTTGGTGACGATATACGCGACATAGACTGGAATGTGACGGCGCGCTTCCACAAACCATTTGTGAAGGTGTTTGAAGAAGAGCGTGAGTTGACTGTTATGTTGCTGGTAGATGTTTCCGGTAGTTTGGAGTTCGGTACAGTGAAGCAGATGAAAAAGGATATGGTGACAGAAATAGCTGCCACATTAGCTTTTTCTGCCATTCAGAACAACGATAAGATCGGTGTCATCTTCTTTTCAGACCGGATAGAAAAGTTTATTCCGCCTAAGAAAGGGCGTAAACACATTTTATATATCATTCGAGAGTTGCTTGATTTTCATCCGGAAAGCCGGCGGACAAACATTCGCCTTGGGCTGGAGTATCTTACGAATGTGATGAAGCGCCGCTGCACTGCTTTTGTTTTATCAGACTTTATTGACCGGGAGAACTTTAAGAATGCCATGACTATTGCCAATCGCAAGCATGATGTTGTGGCTATTCAGGTCTATGACCGTCGTGTAGAGGAATTGCCTGCCGTAGGACTGATGAAAATAAAAGATGCGGAAACAGGGCATGAACAGTGGATTGATACTTCTTCACGTGCTGTACGCCGCGCTCACCATGATTGGTGGGTGAACAAACAGGCGGAACTGAATGAAACATTTACCAAAAGCAATGTCGATAATGTGTCGGTACGTACAGACCAGGACTATGTTAAGGCATTGATGAATTTGTTTGCGAAACGAAATTAA
- a CDS encoding tetratricopeptide repeat protein gives MMRMLQKKYIGLALLLLAAATSFAQKAERDFIRKGNRFFNDSVYVNAEVNYRKALEVNPQSTVSMFNLGNTLAQQNKLQEAMEQYVAATKIEKDKDDLAQIYHNMGVIFQSQKDYAKAVEAYKQSLRNNPKDDETRYNLALAQKMLKDQQQDQQNQDQNQQQQKQDQQEDKKDQNKDQQQNKEQQQPPQPQKKDNEMSKENAEQLLNSVMQDEKDVQDKVKKQQVIQGGRLEKDW, from the coding sequence ATGATGCGTATGTTACAGAAAAAATATATAGGATTGGCTTTATTGCTGTTGGCGGCAGCTACGTCTTTCGCCCAAAAAGCCGAACGTGATTTTATCCGTAAGGGAAACCGCTTTTTTAATGATAGTGTATATGTCAATGCAGAAGTGAATTATCGCAAGGCATTGGAGGTAAATCCTCAGTCCACCGTTTCTATGTTTAACCTTGGAAATACGTTGGCACAGCAGAATAAGTTGCAGGAAGCTATGGAACAATATGTTGCAGCCACAAAGATAGAAAAAGACAAGGATGATTTAGCGCAGATTTATCATAATATGGGAGTGATTTTTCAGTCACAGAAAGATTATGCTAAGGCGGTAGAAGCATACAAACAGTCGCTGCGCAATAATCCAAAGGATGATGAAACGCGTTATAACTTAGCTTTGGCCCAGAAAATGCTGAAAGACCAACAGCAGGATCAACAAAATCAGGATCAAAATCAACAACAGCAGAAGCAAGACCAACAGGAAGACAAAAAGGACCAGAATAAAGATCAACAGCAGAATAAAGAACAGCAACAACCACCTCAACCGCAAAAGAAGGATAACGAGATGTCTAAAGAGAATGCCGAACAGCTTTTGAATTCTGTTATGCAGGATGAAAAGGATGTGCAGGATAAGGTAAAGAAGCAACAGGTTATCCAGGGTGGACGTTTGGAAAAAGATTGGTAA
- a CDS encoding VWA domain-containing protein, whose protein sequence is MFRFEEPAYLSLLLLLPLLAAFYLYSNYRRRRNIRKFGDPVLMAQLMPDVSKYRPDVKFWMVFAAIGLFAVLLARPQFGSKLETVKRQGVEVMIALDISNSMLAQDVQPSRLQKAKRLVAQLVDKMENDKVGMIVFAGDAFTQLPITSDYISAKMFLESIDPSLISKQGTAIGAAINLASRSFTPQEGVGRAIIVITDGENHEGGAVEAAKAAAEKGIQVNVLGVGMPEGAPIPAEGTNDYRRDRDGNVIVTRLNEQMCQEIAKSGNGIYVRVDNTNGAQKAISQEINKMAKADVETQVYTEFNEQFQAVAWIILLLLLAEMLILERKNPLFRNIHLFSNKE, encoded by the coding sequence ATGTTTCGATTTGAAGAACCTGCATATTTGTCCTTGTTGCTGTTGCTGCCTTTATTGGCAGCCTTTTACTTGTATTCCAATTATCGGAGACGAAGGAATATTCGTAAGTTCGGTGATCCGGTGCTGATGGCGCAATTAATGCCGGATGTGTCCAAGTACCGTCCGGATGTGAAGTTTTGGATGGTATTTGCCGCTATCGGATTGTTTGCAGTGCTGCTGGCTCGTCCCCAATTCGGCTCTAAACTGGAGACTGTGAAACGTCAGGGAGTGGAAGTGATGATTGCGCTGGATATCTCAAACTCAATGTTGGCGCAAGATGTACAGCCCAGCCGCTTGCAGAAAGCAAAAAGATTGGTGGCACAGCTGGTGGACAAAATGGAAAATGACAAGGTAGGTATGATTGTTTTTGCGGGTGACGCTTTTACACAGCTTCCTATTACCAGTGATTATATATCGGCTAAGATGTTTTTGGAATCTATCGACCCTTCATTGATTTCTAAACAAGGTACGGCTATTGGAGCAGCCATTAATTTAGCTTCCCGCAGTTTTACTCCGCAAGAAGGCGTAGGACGTGCAATCATTGTCATAACAGATGGTGAAAATCACGAAGGTGGCGCGGTAGAAGCCGCTAAGGCTGCTGCCGAGAAGGGCATTCAGGTGAATGTACTCGGTGTGGGTATGCCCGAAGGAGCACCTATTCCGGCAGAAGGAACCAATGATTATCGTCGCGATCGTGACGGAAATGTTATTGTGACCCGTTTGAACGAGCAAATGTGTCAGGAGATCGCCAAATCCGGTAACGGCATATATGTGCGTGTAGATAATACGAATGGTGCCCAGAAGGCAATCAGTCAGGAAATCAATAAGATGGCGAAAGCCGACGTAGAAACGCAAGTATATACAGAATTCAATGAGCAATTCCAGGCTGTGGCATGGATCATCTTATTGTTGCTGTTGGCAGAGATGCTGATATTGGAACGCAAGAACCCTCTGTTCCGTAATATTCATTTGTTTTCTAATAAGGAATGA
- a CDS encoding vWA domain-containing protein produces the protein MVFANIEYLFLLLLLIPYIVWYIMKRKNSEATLQISDARVYAHTPKSYKNYLLHVPFALRIIALALVILILARPQTTNSWQNSEIEGIDIMLAIDVSTSMLAEDLKPNRLEAAKDVAAEFINGRPNDNIGITLFAGESFTQCPLTVDHAVLLNLIKDVKCGLIEDGTAVGMGIANAVTRLKDSKAKSKVIILLTDGTNNKGDISPLTAAEIAKSFGIRVYTIGVGTNGMAPYPYPVGGTVQYVNMPVEIDEKTLTQIAGTTDGNYFRATSNSKLKEVYEEIDKLEKTKLSVKEYSKRQEEYRWFALAAFFCVLLEVLLRNSILKKIP, from the coding sequence ATGGTTTTTGCCAATATTGAATATTTATTCTTACTGCTGTTGCTTATACCTTATATAGTATGGTATATCATGAAACGGAAGAATAGTGAAGCTACGCTTCAGATTTCGGACGCTCGTGTATATGCGCATACCCCGAAAAGTTATAAGAACTATTTGCTGCATGTACCGTTTGCATTGCGAATAATTGCTTTGGCATTGGTTATTCTTATTTTGGCCCGGCCTCAAACAACCAATAGTTGGCAGAATAGCGAAATAGAAGGTATTGATATAATGCTTGCCATAGACGTTTCTACCAGTATGTTGGCCGAAGATTTGAAGCCTAACCGGCTGGAAGCGGCAAAGGATGTGGCGGCGGAGTTTATCAATGGACGGCCGAATGATAATATCGGTATCACGCTGTTTGCCGGAGAGAGTTTTACGCAATGCCCGCTGACAGTAGATCATGCCGTTCTTCTGAATTTGATAAAGGACGTAAAGTGCGGACTTATTGAGGACGGTACAGCGGTGGGAATGGGCATCGCCAACGCGGTTACCCGGTTGAAAGACAGCAAGGCCAAATCAAAAGTTATCATTCTGCTGACGGATGGTACGAACAACAAAGGAGATATTTCTCCATTGACGGCTGCCGAAATTGCAAAAAGTTTCGGTATTCGTGTCTATACCATCGGTGTGGGTACTAACGGTATGGCGCCATATCCGTATCCGGTAGGCGGGACAGTGCAATACGTCAATATGCCGGTTGAGATAGACGAAAAGACTTTGACACAAATTGCCGGGACAACAGACGGCAATTATTTTCGTGCTACGAGTAATTCGAAGCTGAAAGAGGTATATGAAGAAATTGACAAACTGGAGAAAACGAAACTGAGTGTGAAAGAATACAGTAAGCGTCAGGAGGAATACCGCTGGTTTGCACTGGCTGCTTTCTTCTGCGTACTGCTGGAAGTCCTGTTGCGCAATTCGATATTGAAGAAAATACCGTAA
- a CDS encoding BatD family protein — translation MRKIVFLWIALIMVSLHAFADEKVSFTASAPDAVAVGDQFRLSYTVTTQKVRDFRVPSIKGFDVLMGPSRSQQKSVQIINGETTSTSSITFTYILMATKEGSFTLPGATITADGNQMVSNAVHINVLPADQANGASSGNSGRQGGAASRASSGTSVSNSDLFITATASKTTLYEQEAFLLTYKIYTLVDLRGFDNVKLPDFKGFHSQEVELPNDRKWSLEHYKGRNYQTTVYRQFVLFPQQSGKLTIDAARFDASIAKATQVADPFEAFFNGGNNYVEVKKTLATPQLTVDVKELPVGKPAGFSGGVGEFSISSSINSTNVKTNDAVTVKLVISGTGNLKLISTPEVKFPEDFEVYDPKVDNKFRLTSAGLSGSQVIEYLAIPRNAGTYKIPAVEFSYFDIKSRSYKTLTTEGYELHVEKGSGNAAQTIANFTNKEDLKVLNEDIRYIKQNDVTLSRKGDFFFGSLLCWLFYIVPGVVFILFFIIYRKQIAANANVAKMRTKKANKVAVKRMKMAGRLLADGKKDAFYDEVLKALWGYISDKLNIPVSRLSKDNVEGELRNYGVDDALIKEFLDALNNCEFARFAPGDDNQAMDKVYSDSLEVISKMESSIKH, via the coding sequence ATGAGAAAAATAGTTTTCTTATGGATAGCACTGATAATGGTCAGTTTGCATGCCTTTGCCGATGAAAAGGTATCGTTTACTGCATCTGCCCCCGATGCTGTAGCGGTGGGTGATCAGTTCAGGCTGTCGTATACAGTGACTACACAGAAAGTGAGAGATTTTCGGGTTCCTTCCATAAAAGGATTCGATGTACTTATGGGACCCAGCCGTTCACAACAGAAAAGTGTGCAGATTATTAATGGAGAAACTACCTCTACCAGCAGCATAACGTTTACATACATCTTGATGGCTACAAAGGAAGGCAGTTTTACTCTTCCCGGAGCTACCATAACCGCTGACGGTAACCAGATGGTTTCCAATGCAGTACATATAAATGTGCTTCCGGCAGACCAAGCAAATGGAGCGTCCTCCGGAAATAGTGGAAGACAAGGCGGAGCGGCAAGTCGTGCTTCATCGGGAACGTCAGTGTCAAATAGTGATCTATTTATTACTGCCACAGCCAGTAAGACTACTTTATATGAGCAAGAGGCTTTCTTGTTGACATATAAGATATATACTTTAGTTGATTTACGGGGCTTTGACAATGTCAAACTACCTGATTTCAAGGGATTCCATTCGCAAGAGGTGGAACTTCCCAATGACCGTAAATGGAGTCTTGAACACTACAAAGGAAGAAACTATCAGACAACCGTATACCGTCAATTTGTGCTCTTTCCACAACAATCGGGTAAATTAACGATTGATGCGGCCCGTTTTGATGCGTCTATCGCTAAGGCTACTCAGGTGGCCGATCCGTTTGAAGCTTTCTTTAATGGCGGAAATAATTATGTGGAAGTAAAGAAAACATTGGCAACTCCCCAGTTGACAGTTGACGTAAAAGAACTGCCGGTAGGAAAGCCCGCAGGATTCTCTGGCGGAGTGGGAGAGTTCAGTATTTCTTCATCCATAAACAGTACGAACGTTAAAACAAACGATGCTGTTACAGTGAAACTTGTCATTTCCGGAACAGGCAACTTGAAGTTGATTTCCACTCCGGAAGTTAAGTTCCCTGAAGATTTTGAAGTTTATGATCCAAAGGTAGATAATAAGTTCCGTTTGACGAGTGCCGGACTTTCCGGTAGTCAGGTAATTGAATATCTTGCTATTCCTCGTAATGCCGGTACCTATAAGATTCCTGCTGTGGAGTTCAGCTATTTTGATATCAAATCTCGTTCTTATAAGACTTTGACCACTGAAGGCTATGAACTTCACGTTGAAAAGGGAAGTGGTAATGCGGCACAAACCATTGCTAACTTCACTAATAAGGAGGATTTAAAGGTATTGAATGAGGATATTCGTTATATTAAGCAAAATGACGTCACTCTTTCTCGGAAGGGCGATTTCTTCTTTGGCTCTCTGCTATGCTGGTTATTCTATATTGTGCCTGGAGTTGTATTCATCTTGTTCTTTATCATTTATCGTAAACAAATAGCAGCCAATGCCAATGTTGCTAAAATGCGTACGAAGAAAGCAAATAAAGTTGCTGTGAAACGTATGAAAATGGCTGGTAGACTATTGGCCGATGGTAAGAAAGATGCATTTTATGATGAAGTGTTGAAAGCGCTTTGGGGATATATTAGTGACAAATTGAATATCCCGGTTTCACGCTTGTCTAAAGATAATGTTGAAGGAGAACTTCGTAATTACGGTGTGGATGATGCACTGATAAAAGAGTTCCTTGATGCATTGAATAATTGTGAGTTCGCTCGTTTTGCTCCTGGGGATGATAATCAGGCTATGGATAAAGTTTATTCAGATTCTTTGGAGGTTATCAGCAAAATGGAAAGCTCTATAAAACATTAA